The following are encoded together in the Zingiber officinale cultivar Zhangliang chromosome 8A, Zo_v1.1, whole genome shotgun sequence genome:
- the LOC122010840 gene encoding probable CCR4-associated factor 1 homolog 11: MAVAVVNNDMPISSSAASTSRIEVRSVWAHNLDEEFALIRSAVPFHPFVALDTEYPGVVVASKNPYCTLTLPQRYELIRANVEALRIIQVGLTLSDAAGNLPCAIYSDGTCVRYVWEFNFRDFDINRDRYAPSSVELLKANGIDFQKNQIWGIDSCRFAQHLATSGLLSFGHFSPVSWVTFQGAYDFAFLVKMLTCDCKLPKTVREFLHLVHFFFGKRVFDVKHLCKHCPGLYGGLERVASTVRVERAVGSRHQSGSDSLLTWQVFYQIASRVNPQLIDRPEHMGTLYDLQLQ, from the coding sequence ATGGCTGTCGCAGTTGTCAACAACGATATGCCAATTTCCTCTTCCGCCGCCAGCACCAGCAGAATCGAGGTTCGCTCCGTGTGGGCTCATAACCTCGACGAGGAGTTCGCCCTTATCCGCTCCGCCGTCCCGTTCCACCCCTTCGTCGCATTGGACACCGAGTATCCTGGCGTCGTCGTCGCTTCCAAAAATCCCTACTGCACCCTCACCCTCCCCCAGCGCTACGAATTGATCCGTGCCAACGTCGAGGCCCTCCGCATCATCCAGGTCGGTCTCACCCTCTCCGACGCCGCCGGCAACCTCCCATGTGCCATCTACAGCGACGGCACTTGTGTGCGTTACGTGTGGGAATTTAATTTCCGTGACTTCGACATCAACCGCGACCGTTACGCCCCTTCCTCCGTCGAGCTGCTCAAGGCTAATGGCATCGACTTCCAAAAGAATCAAATATGGGGCATCGACTCTTGCAGATTCGCCCAGCACTTGGCCACCTCCGGCTTGCTTTCCTTTGGCCATTTTTCTCCCGTCTCCTGGGTTACCTTCCAAGGCGCCTATGACTTCGCCTTCCTAGTCAAGATGCTGACATGCGACTGCAAATTACCAAAGACCGTTCGTGAGTTCTTGCACCTCGTTCACTTCTTTTTCGGCAAAAGGGTGTTCGATGTGAAGCACCTTTGCAAGCATTGTCCTGGGCTTTACGGAGGATTGGAGCGGGTGGCCTCTACCGTCCGAGTTGAGCGAGCAGTGGGCTCTCGACATCAGTCCGGCTCCGATAGCTTATTAACATGGCAGGTGTTCTATCAAATTGCTTCTCGTGTGAATCCACAACTCATTGATCGTCCAGAACACATGGGAACACTCTATGACCTCCAACTGCAATAG